DNA from Nocardioides seonyuensis:
TTGGCGTTGTCGGGCCATGAGTTGAGGGGCGCGAAGCGCTGGCCGCCGTCGCCGGCACCGCCACGGCCGTCGAAGACGCGGTAGGTGCCCGCGGCATGCCAGCTCATCCGGACCATGAGGCCGCCGTAGTGCCCGAAGTCGGCGGGCCACCAGTCCTGGGAGGTGCGCATCGTCTCGACCAGGTCGCGCTTGAGCGCCTCCACGTCGAGCTCGGCGAAGGCCTCGCGGTAGTTGTAGTCGGTGCCCAGCGGGTTGCCGGCCGGCGGGTGGACGTGGAGCACGTTGAGGTCGAGCATGTCGGGCCACCAGTCCTTGTTGGACCGGGGGCGCCCGCCCGTCTGCGGCGTGGGCGAGTCGATCGCGGGGTTCTCGCTCTCGCTCCCCTCGGCGGTGACCGAGTCGTGCATGACGGGGCAGCCGGCCTCCGCCTTGCGGTCAAGGCCCTGCGGGCTCTCGGGGTGGTCCTGGTCGGTCATGGTGTTCCTTCCGGCTGGGTCGGGCTGATTCGGACGGGATGGACTCGAGCTGGGTGGATCAGGCGCTCGGCCGGGATGGCTCGGCGCACGCGGGGCAGGTGCCCCAGTAGGTGACCTCGGCCTCGTCGATCACGAAGCCGGCGTCGTCGGAGGCGGTCAGGCAGGGGACGTGGCCCACGGCGCAGTCGACGTCGGCGACGGCACCGCAGGAGCGGCACACCACGTGGTGGTGGTTGTCCCCGCGGCGCAGCTCGTAGCGCGCCAGGGAGCCTGCAGGCTGGATCCTTCGGACCAGGCCGGCAGCCGTGAGGGCGTCGAGGACGTTGTAGACCGCCTGGTGGGAGACGCTCACGAGGTCTCGGCGCACCGCGTTGAGGACCGTGGCCGTGTCGGCGTGCGGGGCCTGGCCGACCGCGCGCAGCACCGCCAGGCGCGGTTGCGTCACGCGAAGGCCGCTCTCTCGCAGCAGCACCTCAGCGTCCATGCAACCACCATCTCGCCTTTACTTGAACAATTCAAGTTGGAGCGCGAACTCATTCGGCGAGCCAGTCCATGTGTGCGACCTTGCTGGTCGTCAGGCGAGGGAGAGGAAGAGCTTCTCCATCTTCTTCACGTCGACGCTGTCCATGTCGTCACCGTTGCTCAGGCACTGCTGGAGCCCGGTCGCGACGATGGCGAAGCCGGCCCGGTCAAGGGCTCGCGAGACGGCGGCGAGCTGGGTGACGACGTCCTCGCAGTCGCGCCCGTCCTCGAGCATGCGCAGCACACCGTCGAGCTGGCCTCGGGCACGCTTGATGCGGTTGATGACCGGGGTCATCTCGTTCGGGTCCAGCTCCATCAGTTGTCTCCCTCGTTGGCGTCAAGAGACGCGAGTGCAGCAGTGATCCGCTGCTTGGCGTCGGCGGCGACGGCGTGCAGCGCCTCGTTGTCGGCAAGACCCATCATGGCGTCGGGGTCGAACGCCTCCACGACCGTGGTGGTGTCGTCCACCGCTCGTACGACGACGTTGCACGGCAGGACCGCGGCGATGGACGGCTCGGCGGTGAGCGCCTCGTAGGCCAGCGCCGGCCGGCAGGCACCCAGGATGACCTGCGGCGCAACATCGACGTCGAGCTTGGCCTTCAGGGTGGCCTTCAGGTCGATCTCGGTGAGGATGCCGAACCCCTGCTCACCGAGCGCCGTCCGGACCGCCTCGACGGCGTCGTCGTACGGCTGGGTCAGCGTGGTGGAGATGGTGTAGTCGCTCATCAGGCGCTCCTCCTGCTCTGCTCGGCCAGGGCGGCCTCGACGTCGAGGTCCCGCACGGCGGCGATGACCTGGTCCAACGCCGGGGCGGGAAGCGCGCCGGGCTGGGAGAACACCATGGTGCCACCCTTGAACGCCATCAGGGTCGGGATCGAGCTGATGTGCGCAGCAGAGGCCAGAGTCTGCTCGGCCTCCGTGTCCACCTTGCCGAAGACGATGTCCGGGTGGGCCTCGGACGCCTTCTCGTAGACCGGCGCGAACATCCGGCACGGGCCGCACCAGGAGGCCCAGAAGTCGACGAAGACGATGTCGTTGCTGGTGACGGTGCTCTCGAAGTTCTCGGCACCGAGGTCGATGGTTGCCATCCGGCTCTCCTCCATGGGTGTGGGAACGGCTCCTCACTTGGGGCCTGCCAGCACAACCAGCATACCCCCGGCGGTATTCCACCGGGCCTGCCCCGACGGGACCTGCGCCGACTTGAGGAATACCCCC
Protein-coding regions in this window:
- a CDS encoding Fur family transcriptional regulator, yielding MDAEVLLRESGLRVTQPRLAVLRAVGQAPHADTATVLNAVRRDLVSVSHQAVYNVLDALTAAGLVRRIQPAGSLARYELRRGDNHHHVVCRSCGAVADVDCAVGHVPCLTASDDAGFVIDEAEVTYWGTCPACAEPSRPSA
- a CDS encoding metal-sensitive transcriptional regulator, producing the protein MELDPNEMTPVINRIKRARGQLDGVLRMLEDGRDCEDVVTQLAAVSRALDRAGFAIVATGLQQCLSNGDDMDSVDVKKMEKLFLSLA
- a CDS encoding DUF302 domain-containing protein yields the protein MSDYTISTTLTQPYDDAVEAVRTALGEQGFGILTEIDLKATLKAKLDVDVAPQVILGACRPALAYEALTAEPSIAAVLPCNVVVRAVDDTTTVVEAFDPDAMMGLADNEALHAVAADAKQRITAALASLDANEGDN
- the trxA gene encoding thioredoxin, with translation MATIDLGAENFESTVTSNDIVFVDFWASWCGPCRMFAPVYEKASEAHPDIVFGKVDTEAEQTLASAAHISSIPTLMAFKGGTMVFSQPGALPAPALDQVIAAVRDLDVEAALAEQSRRSA